The region AGCGTCTCCCGTATTAAGTGGAACAGCAGGCCGGAACCCCGGCCCGCCACTAACCTGGGACAGCAGTCGCGGGACACGGGGGAGGCACCACCAGTGGACACCAGTCCGCCCAAAACGGCCGCGAGACCGGCTGCTTTGCGTGTTCTCGTGGTCACTTGGCGTTCACTGATAGCCCTCGTCTCGGCCGCGGTGCTCGTCGTGTCCTGGTACGGGTGGACCTATCTGCGGGACATCAACGAGGGCATCACCACCACCGACGTCATCCCGTCGGGGATCGCCGATCAGGGCGCGGCCCGCAAGCCGCTCGACGGCGCGATCGACATCCTGCTCGTGGGCGTGGACAGCCGCACCGACGCGCAGGGCAAGCCGCTGTCCGACGAGGTGCTGGCGCTGCTCAACGGCGGTGTGGCGGACGGCACGCTGAACACCGACACGATGATCCTGGTGCACGTCCCGCAGGACGGCACGCGGGCGGTCGCCATCTCATTCCCGCGCGACTCGTACGTGGAGATCGCCGACGGTTTCGGCAAGCACAAGCTCAACTCGGCCATGCTGCGGCAGAAGACCGAGACCTCGCAGCGGCTGCGCAACGAGGGCGTGACGGACGAGGCGCGGATCGAGCGCGAGTCGACCCAGGCGGGCCGCCGCACGCTCATCAAGACCATCGAGGGCCTGACCGGGGGCGCGGTCACCGTCGACCGGTACGCCGAGGTGAACCTGGCGTCGTTCTACGAGGTGACGCAGGCCATCGGCGGCGTCGAGGTGTGCCTGAACGCGGCCACCCGCGACTCCGACTCGGGCGCGGACTTCCCGGCGGGCCGGCAGACCATCGCGGGCGCGGGCGCGCTGTCGTTCGTCCGGCAGCGCGGCGGGCTGCCCGGCGGCGACCTCGACCGGATCGTGCGCCAGCAGGTGTTCATCGGCGCGCTGGCCCGCAAGGTGCTCTCCACCGGCACGCTGACCGACTTCGACAAGCTCGACCAGCTCGTGACGGCGGTGAAGAGGTCCGTGGTGCTCAGCGAGCGGTGGAACATCACCGAGTTCGCCGAGCAGATGCAGGGCCTGGTGTCGGGCAACATCCAGTTCCGCACCATCCCGGTGGGCGACCCGACGGACACGTGGGGCGACGGCAACGTCCTGCCGGTGAACCCGGCCGAGGTGCGCCAGTTCATCAAGGGCCTGGCCGTCGACCCCGCGCCGAAGTCCGGGTCGGCCGCGCCGACGACCACGGCCGGCCCGCCGCCGTCGGCGGTCACCGTGCAGGTGGTCAACTCCTCGGGCATCGCCGGCAAGGCCATCGACGTGCTGGAGATGTTGGTCACCAAGGGGTTCAAGCGCGGCGAGGCGATCAGCGGCGACTACCGCGACGGCACGGTCGTGCGGTACCCGGCCGGGGAGCGGGCCAACGCCGACAGGGTGATCTCCGCCCTGGGCGGTAACGCCGCGGCGACCGAGGACGACTCCGTGCCGAGAGGGCAGGTGCAGGTCAACGTGGGCGCGGACTTCGCACCCACCGGCGAGACCGATCCCGTGACGGCCGGCGGTGCCACGACGGTGGCGCGGACCTCCGCGTCCGCTCCGCCGATCACCGCCCAGGGTGTGGTCTGCGTCAACTGAGGACCGCACCGCACGCCGGTTGCCGCGGCCGACCGGCGGCAGGTGGTTAGCCTGGTCGGACAAGGCCGCCGGACCGGCCGCGCAGACTAGGAGGACCGCCCGTGAAGGCCGCGGTGATGACCGGACGCACGCTGCTGGCGCTGCTGTCCGCGGCCGTGCTCGTCGTGGCGGGGTACAGCTGGGCGACGCTCAAGCGCGTGCAGGAGAGCGTGAACACGACCGACGTGCTCAGCGAGCTGTCCGACATCCCCAACGCCCC is a window of Saccharothrix espanaensis DSM 44229 DNA encoding:
- a CDS encoding LCP family protein, encoding MSWYGWTYLRDINEGITTTDVIPSGIADQGAARKPLDGAIDILLVGVDSRTDAQGKPLSDEVLALLNGGVADGTLNTDTMILVHVPQDGTRAVAISFPRDSYVEIADGFGKHKLNSAMLRQKTETSQRLRNEGVTDEARIERESTQAGRRTLIKTIEGLTGGAVTVDRYAEVNLASFYEVTQAIGGVEVCLNAATRDSDSGADFPAGRQTIAGAGALSFVRQRGGLPGGDLDRIVRQQVFIGALARKVLSTGTLTDFDKLDQLVTAVKRSVVLSERWNITEFAEQMQGLVSGNIQFRTIPVGDPTDTWGDGNVLPVNPAEVRQFIKGLAVDPAPKSGSAAPTTTAGPPPSAVTVQVVNSSGIAGKAIDVLEMLVTKGFKRGEAISGDYRDGTVVRYPAGERANADRVISALGGNAAATEDDSVPRGQVQVNVGADFAPTGETDPVTAGGATTVARTSASAPPITAQGVVCVN